The Erythrolamprus reginae isolate rEryReg1 chromosome 3, rEryReg1.hap1, whole genome shotgun sequence genome contains a region encoding:
- the LOC139165636 gene encoding selenoprotein Pb-like, giving the protein MGYLPPNTKALLLSLVIAATVAEGVVVENQTRICQPAPPWKINRIEPMAGMEGQVTVVVLLKASUQFCLKQAASLGSLREKLSGDGVAVANVSFMIVNEKAPSSRAMYWELKRHAPKGIPVYQQQILEPDVWQILQGNKDDFLIYDRCRKLTFHIQLPYSFLHLPYVEAAVRYTSHKDYCGNCSWYYLNSSQEVNNTASTPGMTTEAPGDKVDVLKSHPEKENQEAPNFKHQVQSHSHHGGINIAQPSLHSHNHSINHHKRESH; this is encoded by the exons ATGGGCTACTTGCCCCCGAACACAAAAGCCTTGCTGCTGAGCCTCGTGATTGCTGCTACAGTAGCCGAAGGGGTTGTGGTTGAGAACCAAACCAGAATATGCCAACCAGCGCCACCCTGGAAGATAAATCGCATAGAACCAATGGCTGGAATGGAGGGCCAGGTGACAGTGGTGGTCCTTTTGAAGGCCAGCTGACAGTTCTGTCTCAAGCAAGCAGCCAG CCTTGGCAGCTTGCGAGAGAAATTGTCTGGCGATGGCGTAGCCGTAGCCAATGTCAGTTTCATGATTGTGAATGAAAAGGCCCCTTCCTCCAGGGCGATGTATTGGGAGCTCAAACGACATGCTCCCAAAGGCATTCCAGTTTACCAGCAACAAATCTTGGAACCTGATGTCTGGCAAATTCTACAGGGAAATAAGGATGACTTTCTGATATATGACAG GTGCCGGAAGCTCACTTTCCACATCCAGCTGCCATATAGTTTTCTGCACTTACCATATGTTGAGGCAGCTGTGCGCTACACATCCCACAAAGACTATTGTGGCAATTGTTCCTGGTATTATCTGAACAGCAGCCAAGAG GTGAATAACACAGCAAGTACTCCTGGGATGACAACTGAGGCTCCCGGAGACAAAGTGGATGTTTTGAAAAGCCATCCTGAAAAGGAAAATCAAGAAGCGCCTAACTTCAAACACCAAGTCCAGAGCCATTCCCATCATGGGGGAATTAACATAGCCCAACCATCCCTCCATTCTCACAACCATTCCATTAACCACCACAAAAGGGAATCTCACTAA
- the HPDL gene encoding 4-hydroxyphenylpyruvate dioxygenase-like protein — MSGVLKRLCYIGFHVLQGQQLANHLVQRFGFELFAIREAERKRQQAFRRGDAIFVVNEERELSEKNCPSSDLPSDCSKHKRILYDVNLQYGVSTASNICFEVEDVPGLSRNLQEKGCNILIPPTMEADENGFVTYCVVMSIVGNVSHTFLDRSHYGGPFLPGFCEVSPKKFQEKETVHFDHITYACLQGSSQAVLGWYKTCFGFQRFFIHHQDDAVEGFRIQGENMGLRLTAMRYDDDRRSPFVPDCKFVLAESLPSQKMGQVDTFLQQHEGAGIQHVALYTTDVVRTAAAMAKSGVSFFKPPVSYYDEKSKEEEMQQVGQDLQLLKDYGILLDATIGGKGQDNSPSLLEERYLMQIFTRPLFTEETFFLELIERHGAAGFGEGNVRALWKSVQDYMDQQRRPILLGNEA, encoded by the coding sequence ATGTCTGGTGTTCTGAAGCGGTTGTGTTACATTGGATTCCACGTTCTTCAGGGCCAACAGCTGGCCAATCACCTTGTGCAAAGATTTGGCTTTGAGCTGTTTGCTATACGAGAAGCagaaaggaagaggcagcaggctTTCCGAAGAGGAGACGCCATTTTTGTTGTCAATGAAGAGCGGGAGCTGAGTGAGAAAAACTGTCCATCTTCAGATTTGCCTTCAGACTGCTCTAAGCACAAAAGGATCTTGTATGATGTGAACCTGCAGTACGGAGTCAGCACTGCTTCCAATATTTGCTTTGAGGTAGAGGATGTCCCTGGACTCTCCCGAAATCTACAAGAGAAAGGCTGCAACATCCTTATTCCTCCCACCATGGAAGCCGATGAAAATGGCTTCGTTACTTATTGTGTAGTGATGTCCATTGTGGGCAACGTCAGCCATACTTTTCTTGACCGATCCCACTATGGTGGCCCGTTCCTGCCCGGTTTCTGTGAAGTTTCCCCCAAGAAAttccaggagaaagaaacagtACATTTTGACCACATCACCTATGCCTGTCTGCAAGGCAGCTCACAAGCCGTGCTGGGCTGGTACAAAACCTGTTTTGGTTTCCAGCGCTTCTTTATTCACCATCAAGATGATGCGGTGGAAGGCTTTCGAATTCAAGGGGAAAACATGGGCCTTCGTCTTACCGCCATGCGGTACGATGACGATCGACGGTCACCCTTTGTGCCCGACTGTAAATTTGTTCTGGCGGAGTCACTGCCAAGCCAAAAGATGGGCCAGGTGGACACTTTCTTACAGCAACACGAAGGAGCTGGTATCCAGCATGTGGCCCTTTATACCACAGACGTTGTAAGGACTGCGGCAGCCATGGCGAAGTCAGGAGTGAGTTTTTTCAAACCGCCCGTATCCTATTACGATGAGAAAAGCAAAGAGGAAGAGATGCAGCAAGTTGGGCAAGATCTTCAGCTCCTGAAAGACTACGGCATCCTTTTGGATGCAACAATAGGTGGCAAAGGGCAGGACAATAGCCCTAGCCTGCTTGAGGAGCGATACCTGATGCAGATCTTCACCAGACCTCTTTTTACAGAAGAGACCTTCTTCCTGGAACTCATTGAGCGCCACGGGGCTGCAGGTTTTGGTGAGGGAAATGTCCGGGCTCTTTGGAAATCTGTACAGGATTACATGGATCAGCAGCGAAGGCCCATTCTACTCGGGAACGAAGCCTGA